The following coding sequences are from one Candidatus Nitrohelix vancouverensis window:
- a CDS encoding class I SAM-dependent methyltransferase: protein MKPEANFDRVAKTFDFLRAGDTRRWSSSQLRFFSQLEGRVLYVGVGTGQEIINFPSGLDISGIDISAPMLQNAKHRARVYPGKMRLYQMDAERLAFADNHFDAILTVCVLCTVARPLPCLKELKRVLKPGGRIYSFEHVMSRNPLFGIPLQLMNPFSLKLTGTSLTRDTVSTISQSGFEVESVENVYLDIVKMIRAQKPAE, encoded by the coding sequence ATGAAACCGGAAGCGAATTTTGATCGCGTCGCGAAGACTTTCGATTTTTTGCGCGCTGGAGACACTCGACGTTGGTCCTCATCACAACTTCGGTTCTTCAGTCAGCTTGAAGGAAGGGTTCTCTATGTGGGAGTGGGGACGGGGCAGGAGATCATTAACTTCCCATCAGGGCTGGATATCTCCGGCATCGATATCAGCGCGCCCATGCTCCAGAACGCAAAACATCGCGCACGCGTGTATCCAGGAAAAATGCGGCTCTATCAAATGGATGCAGAGCGACTGGCGTTTGCAGACAATCATTTCGACGCGATTCTGACCGTCTGCGTTTTATGCACCGTCGCTCGCCCCTTGCCTTGTCTGAAAGAATTGAAACGGGTTTTAAAACCGGGAGGGCGTATCTACAGTTTCGAGCATGTCATGAGCCGCAACCCGCTCTTTGGAATTCCGCTCCAGCTCATGAATCCTTTCTCGCTCAAACTCACAGGCACTTCTTTGACCCGCGATACGGTATCGACGATTTCTCAATCGGGATTTGAAGTGGAATCCGTCGAAAATGTCTATCTCGATATCGTTAAGATGATTCGGGCGCAGAAACCAGCAGAGTGA
- a CDS encoding DUF2892 domain-containing protein codes for MFEVNVGKVDRIFRVIAGVALVVGGFMVEGSVGIVVSVFGLIPLITGLSGRCPAYAMFHINTCPLKRV; via the coding sequence ATGTTTGAAGTGAATGTAGGAAAAGTGGATCGTATTTTCAGGGTGATTGCGGGCGTCGCATTGGTGGTCGGCGGTTTCATGGTTGAAGGTTCTGTTGGAATCGTCGTGTCCGTCTTTGGCTTGATTCCTTTGATCACCGGCTTGTCCGGCAGGTGCCCGGCCTATGCCATGTTTCATATCAACACCTGTCCATTGAAACGGGTTTGA
- a CDS encoding YeeE/YedE family protein, with the protein MISIFRQQRWSPYAVGAGLGVLSWLTFVFMDKALGVSTTLVRLAGGLESVFARDRVHANTYFAKYLGTVETPLPVVDWQFALVAMIFLGAFVSAKLSGQQGGEKLSAIWQDRFGPSAAKRYLGAFAGGVILIMGARLAGGCTSGHAVSGGMQLAVSSWAFTIAMFASGVVVAILMFKRR; encoded by the coding sequence ATGATCTCAATATTTAGACAACAGCGTTGGTCTCCCTATGCCGTTGGCGCGGGTTTGGGAGTTTTATCCTGGCTGACTTTCGTTTTCATGGACAAGGCCCTGGGCGTGTCGACAACCCTGGTGCGATTGGCGGGCGGTCTGGAAAGCGTTTTTGCTAGGGATCGTGTTCACGCGAATACCTACTTTGCGAAATATCTGGGAACCGTGGAGACTCCATTGCCTGTGGTTGACTGGCAGTTTGCCCTGGTCGCAATGATATTTTTGGGAGCCTTTGTCTCCGCTAAATTATCAGGTCAACAGGGCGGCGAAAAATTGTCTGCTATTTGGCAGGATCGATTTGGTCCTTCCGCTGCGAAACGCTACCTGGGCGCATTTGCGGGTGGCGTCATTCTGATAATGGGAGCGCGACTCGCGGGAGGATGCACGTCGGGACATGCGGTTTCAGGGGGCATGCAGTTGGCCGTTTCATCCTGGGCATTCACGATTGCGATGTTTGCCTCGGGAGTCGTTGTGGCAATACTGATGTTTAAGAGGAGATGA
- a CDS encoding YeeE/YedE family protein: protein MWNNVFASMDQLLMGGLAGFVFGFLLHKGGVSRYDVIVNQFLLKDFTVAKIIVTAIAVGGIGIYAMKAFGVDFNFHVKTAALWGNIVGGLIFGAGMVLLGYCPGTCVAAMGEGSRHALFGFLGMVAGAIVFAELYPWIRSVFLSSADLGKITLPELTGLPTWLFFAVLSGAVLLMYRMKNI, encoded by the coding sequence ATGTGGAATAACGTGTTTGCCAGTATGGATCAGTTGCTGATGGGAGGGTTGGCCGGATTTGTCTTTGGGTTTTTATTGCACAAGGGCGGCGTCTCCCGCTATGACGTGATCGTCAATCAATTTCTGCTCAAAGATTTTACCGTTGCGAAGATCATAGTGACGGCTATCGCCGTTGGCGGAATTGGTATTTATGCAATGAAAGCGTTTGGCGTTGATTTCAATTTTCATGTCAAGACGGCGGCATTGTGGGGGAATATCGTCGGCGGGTTGATTTTTGGAGCGGGCATGGTTTTGCTGGGCTATTGCCCAGGCACTTGCGTTGCAGCGATGGGTGAAGGATCGCGTCACGCGCTCTTTGGCTTTCTGGGGATGGTGGCGGGAGCCATTGTCTTCGCCGAACTCTATCCCTGGATTCGTTCCGTATTTCTGTCTTCAGCGGATCTGGGTAAGATCACGCTACCGGAATTGACGGGTCTGCCAACATGGTTGTTCTTTGCGGTTTTGTCTGGAGCGGTTTTGCTGATGTACCGAATGAAAAATATCTGA
- a CDS encoding c-type cytochrome encodes MSQLLDVVKAKIFLALAMGMVLALPQSLFAEDLSKAKKIVEEQCSACHKFSGEHESKFNLKAPDLMWGGVKYQHAWLVRWLEGKEPLLYPNAYRWDQSNVATKHPKLSSADAESVARYMEANLKDDRVKENAIDLSKFTEREMEFGAELYKSFSCLGCHQIKEDGKNIGGPISVDLFDAGNRYDVDWLYRFALNPQDFTPHSGEYLADATMLGVRYIVGYLMTLGVADYKYHEPWTSEFFKNAKAERGATIYKNYCAQCHGFTGKADGPGALGLDPKPAVHAELPLSDYPDDYLYNLIFYGGKSVGKSSMMPDWGMTLPPQDIADVIAYIKSTFKGQ; translated from the coding sequence ATGAGTCAATTATTGGATGTAGTGAAAGCGAAAATTTTTCTGGCGCTTGCGATGGGCATGGTTTTAGCGCTTCCGCAATCGCTTTTCGCGGAGGATCTGTCCAAGGCGAAGAAAATTGTTGAAGAACAATGTTCTGCCTGTCACAAATTTTCCGGTGAGCATGAGAGCAAGTTCAATTTAAAAGCGCCGGATTTGATGTGGGGCGGCGTTAAGTATCAGCATGCCTGGCTGGTGCGTTGGCTGGAGGGCAAAGAGCCCTTATTGTATCCCAATGCTTACCGCTGGGATCAGTCGAATGTCGCGACGAAACATCCAAAGCTGTCATCCGCAGACGCCGAGTCGGTGGCTCGTTATATGGAAGCGAATTTGAAGGACGATCGCGTTAAGGAAAACGCAATCGACTTGTCCAAATTCACGGAAAGGGAAATGGAGTTCGGCGCGGAGCTTTATAAAAGTTTCTCCTGTCTGGGATGTCACCAGATCAAGGAAGATGGCAAGAATATTGGCGGGCCTATCAGCGTCGACCTGTTCGATGCGGGCAATCGTTACGATGTGGACTGGTTGTACCGCTTTGCATTGAACCCTCAGGATTTCACGCCGCATAGCGGGGAGTACCTTGCGGATGCGACGATGCTGGGCGTTCGCTACATCGTGGGCTATCTCATGACTCTTGGCGTTGCAGATTATAAATACCACGAGCCCTGGACGAGCGAGTTCTTTAAAAACGCAAAAGCGGAACGCGGCGCAACAATTTATAAAAATTATTGCGCGCAATGTCACGGCTTCACCGGCAAGGCGGACGGGCCTGGCGCATTGGGGCTGGACCCCAAACCTGCGGTGCATGCGGAACTGCCATTGAGCGATTACCCGGATGATTATTTATACAACCTGATTTTCTACGGCGGGAAATCGGTGGGCAAATCGTCGATGATGCCGGACTGGGGAATGACCTTGCCGCCGCAAGATATTGCGGATGTCATAGCCTATATCAAGTCAACGTTTAAAGGACAGTAA
- a CDS encoding MMPL family transporter: protein MAPRFLNLFDALVLKRPLLTLLLVGCILGFFAFHTPDFRLDASADSLVLENDTDLKYFRHINKKYGSEDFLIITYTPRSDLLSDESLEGIRKLRVALEKMERVSSVTTILDSPLLNSPKLKLSEIGKNVRTLEATPDLDRDMALKEFTESPVYSKLLVSPNGKTTAILVNYKRDETYYSLLEERNDLREIKRSKALSPQERERLNRVSREFKLYLAEVLRYQNDDIKEVRRIMDTQRHRAEMFLGGVPMITSDMVRFIDHDISVFGMGVLFFMIIALGFFFRKVRWVFLPIAGCFLTTFVMVGVLGFLDWRVTVISSNFISILLIITMSLTIHLIVRYGELYAESPNRSQRELVLETIQHMFLPCFYTAITTIAAFTSLVVSGIRPVIDFGWMMTIGISMAFILSFLFFPACLALLSPSSSVSSKDITKNLTNFFAELTLKRRSLILALSVLLAVFCITGISRLHVENRFIDYFNPSTEIYQGMSVIDQQLGGTTPLDIVIDAEADFFDYLEELKQQEVADDPFDDPFGDNVDKEPENFWFHPEPLLLVEEVHDYLEGLPEIGKTLSIATTVKVLKILNDKKLPDDYDLALIRKLLPVELKKIFMHPYLAKDGNQVRISMRIEEVNPNLDRGALIAKIKKHLVEEIGIEEERIHFTGMAVLYNNMLHSLYQSQILTIGTVFIGILAMFIILFRKVFISLLAIIPNTLAAGMVLGIMGWFKIPLDMMTITIAAITIGIAVDDTIHYIYRFQEEFPKTGNYKETVRICHGSIGRAIYYTSITVTFGFSILALSNFIPTIYFGILTGVAMVVALLNNLTLLPALILLFKPLGPERIADK from the coding sequence ATGGCGCCAAGATTTCTAAATTTATTTGACGCGTTGGTTCTGAAACGCCCCCTGCTCACCCTCCTCCTCGTTGGGTGTATTCTGGGGTTTTTCGCTTTTCACACCCCCGATTTCAGACTCGACGCATCCGCCGATTCGCTGGTGCTGGAAAACGACACGGACCTGAAATATTTCCGTCACATCAATAAAAAATATGGCTCCGAAGACTTTCTGATAATCACCTATACGCCGCGTTCAGACCTGCTCTCCGATGAATCCCTGGAGGGAATTCGGAAGTTGCGCGTTGCGCTGGAAAAAATGGAGCGGGTGTCGTCGGTCACCACCATTCTGGACTCCCCGCTTCTCAACAGCCCCAAATTAAAATTATCTGAAATCGGCAAGAACGTGCGAACGCTGGAAGCGACGCCCGATCTTGACAGGGACATGGCCCTGAAGGAATTCACCGAGAGTCCCGTTTACAGCAAATTGCTGGTCAGTCCCAATGGCAAAACGACGGCTATTCTGGTCAACTACAAACGCGACGAAACTTACTATTCGCTACTGGAAGAGCGAAACGATCTTCGGGAGATAAAACGCTCCAAAGCTCTGAGTCCGCAAGAGAGAGAGCGTCTGAATCGAGTCTCTCGTGAATTCAAGCTTTATCTGGCAGAGGTGTTGAGATACCAGAACGATGACATTAAGGAAGTGCGTCGTATCATGGATACTCAACGCCACCGCGCCGAAATGTTCCTCGGCGGGGTGCCCATGATCACATCCGACATGGTACGCTTCATCGATCATGACATCTCGGTGTTTGGAATGGGCGTCCTGTTTTTCATGATCATTGCTCTGGGATTCTTTTTCAGAAAAGTGCGCTGGGTTTTTCTGCCCATCGCCGGTTGTTTTCTAACGACATTTGTCATGGTCGGCGTTCTCGGCTTTCTCGACTGGCGCGTCACCGTTATCTCTTCCAACTTCATTTCCATTCTGCTCATCATTACCATGTCTTTAACGATTCATCTCATCGTTCGATATGGGGAGCTTTACGCCGAAAGTCCCAACAGAAGTCAACGCGAATTGGTTCTGGAAACCATTCAGCATATGTTCCTGCCCTGTTTCTACACGGCCATCACCACCATTGCGGCGTTCACATCTTTGGTGGTCAGCGGAATTCGCCCTGTGATCGATTTTGGCTGGATGATGACGATCGGAATTTCCATGGCCTTCATCCTTTCTTTTTTATTTTTTCCCGCCTGCCTCGCTCTATTGAGCCCGAGTTCTTCCGTCTCCAGCAAGGACATCACTAAAAACCTGACGAATTTTTTCGCAGAATTGACTCTAAAGCGAAGATCGTTGATTTTGGCTCTAAGCGTCCTCCTTGCTGTTTTCTGCATCACTGGCATTTCAAGACTGCATGTAGAAAACCGGTTCATTGATTATTTCAACCCCTCCACGGAAATTTATCAAGGCATGAGCGTCATCGATCAGCAACTGGGCGGAACTACCCCTCTCGATATTGTGATCGACGCCGAAGCCGATTTTTTTGATTACCTGGAGGAACTGAAACAACAGGAAGTCGCCGACGATCCTTTTGACGATCCCTTCGGAGACAATGTGGACAAGGAACCTGAAAATTTCTGGTTCCACCCGGAACCCTTGCTTCTGGTTGAAGAAGTCCACGACTATTTGGAAGGACTGCCTGAAATAGGTAAAACCCTGTCCATCGCAACCACAGTCAAAGTTTTAAAAATACTCAACGACAAAAAATTGCCTGACGACTATGACCTGGCCCTGATCCGCAAGTTACTGCCTGTCGAGTTGAAGAAAATTTTCATGCATCCCTATCTGGCAAAAGACGGCAACCAGGTTCGAATTTCCATGCGCATTGAAGAGGTCAACCCAAATCTGGACCGGGGCGCTCTGATTGCGAAAATTAAAAAGCATCTGGTCGAAGAAATCGGCATTGAAGAAGAGCGAATCCATTTCACCGGCATGGCTGTGCTCTACAATAATATGCTCCACAGCCTCTATCAATCGCAGATTCTAACGATAGGAACTGTGTTCATCGGTATTCTGGCGATGTTCATCATCCTGTTCAGAAAAGTTTTTATTTCCCTGCTTGCCATCATCCCCAATACGCTGGCCGCAGGCATGGTCCTCGGCATCATGGGCTGGTTCAAGATTCCTTTGGATATGATGACCATCACGATCGCCGCAATCACAATTGGAATCGCCGTAGACGACACCATCCATTACATCTATCGCTTTCAGGAAGAGTTTCCCAAAACCGGTAATTACAAAGAGACCGTTCGAATTTGCCACGGCAGTATAGGCCGCGCAATTTACTACACCTCCATCACCGTCACTTTTGGATTTTCTATCCTCGCTCTTTCAAATTTTATTCCGACCATCTATTTTGGAATCCTCACAGGCGTTGCCATGGTCGTCGCCCTGTTGAACAACCTGACGCTTCTACCGGCGCTGATTCTCCTGTTCAAACCCCTTGGCCCGGAAAGAATCGCCGACAAATAA
- a CDS encoding glucose-6-phosphate isomerase, with translation MSSIRVDIENLKNVVSDDERFSFQDQVDAIHRGMENRSGTGAEYLGWADLPSGTSDDLLKRIENSASTIRERCDAFIQIGIGGSYLGARAGISFLSPLIASAALRKGPEIFYAGHNISSDYYSDLLAALSDRDCALFVVSKSGTTLEPALGFRILRQWMENKYGAAEASRRIVAATDPSKGVLKTIANEQGYETFDIPQDVGGRFSVLTPVGLLPMAVAGVDIHSLLQGARDMEARLRADSSLESNPAYNYAVCRHLLRRKGKTTEILSSFHPAFAYLQEWWKQLAGESEGKDGKGIFPATLEFTTDLHSMGQWIQEGERFIFETFLILDQSRKAIAVSENQNDEDGLNFLTGKTLDFINEKAYKGTAKAHSEGLAPNLTIAVKDRSAYSLGQFFYFFQRAVAMTGYLDGVNPFDQPGVELYKKNMFALFNKPGTAKGQSQ, from the coding sequence ATGAGTTCGATTCGTGTCGACATAGAAAATTTAAAGAACGTTGTATCAGATGACGAAAGATTTTCGTTTCAAGATCAAGTCGACGCCATCCACCGAGGCATGGAAAATCGATCCGGAACGGGCGCAGAGTATCTAGGTTGGGCGGATCTGCCTTCTGGGACTTCCGATGATTTGTTGAAAAGAATTGAAAATTCGGCGAGTACGATTCGCGAGCGTTGCGATGCCTTCATCCAGATCGGCATCGGCGGTTCCTATCTGGGAGCGCGCGCCGGAATTTCTTTTCTGTCTCCATTGATAGCAAGCGCCGCTCTGCGCAAGGGGCCAGAGATTTTCTACGCGGGGCATAACATCAGCTCGGATTATTATTCAGATCTGTTGGCGGCGCTGTCAGATCGGGATTGTGCGCTTTTTGTGGTTTCAAAATCAGGGACGACGCTTGAACCGGCGCTGGGTTTTCGTATTCTGCGGCAGTGGATGGAAAATAAATATGGAGCGGCGGAAGCGTCGCGTCGCATTGTCGCGGCAACGGACCCGAGCAAAGGAGTCCTGAAAACGATTGCCAACGAGCAGGGCTATGAAACCTTCGATATCCCTCAGGATGTCGGCGGAAGATTTTCGGTGTTGACCCCGGTCGGCCTTCTGCCCATGGCGGTGGCTGGCGTGGATATACACAGTTTACTGCAAGGCGCGCGCGATATGGAGGCTCGGCTCCGGGCAGATTCATCGCTTGAAAGCAACCCGGCTTACAATTACGCCGTTTGTCGTCATCTCCTGCGCCGCAAGGGAAAAACAACTGAGATATTATCTTCCTTTCATCCCGCCTTCGCGTATTTGCAGGAATGGTGGAAGCAGCTGGCGGGCGAAAGCGAAGGCAAGGACGGGAAAGGCATCTTCCCTGCGACCCTGGAGTTCACAACGGATTTGCATTCCATGGGCCAGTGGATACAGGAAGGCGAGCGTTTCATCTTCGAAACTTTTTTGATTCTGGATCAATCCCGTAAAGCGATCGCGGTATCGGAAAATCAAAACGACGAAGACGGGCTGAATTTTCTGACGGGGAAAACGCTGGATTTTATCAATGAAAAAGCGTACAAAGGAACGGCCAAAGCCCATTCGGAGGGGTTGGCCCCCAATTTAACCATCGCCGTTAAAGACCGATCCGCTTATTCTCTGGGCCAGTTTTTCTACTTCTTTCAGCGCGCCGTTGCCATGACGGGATATCTCGACGGAGTCAATCCGTTCGATCAGCCGGGCGTGGAATTATATAAAAAAAACATGTTTGCTCTATTTAATAAACCAGGAACTGCGAAAGGACAATCTCAATGA
- a CDS encoding transaldolase, with protein MTLVSQKLGEAIHQIAQESITPGRPDFESNALLEKLKKTGSELWVDTGELEKAQSVWKKELTALTTNNTLANQVVQSGVMDEVIRETVARLAEVAPDLSPEAKVMEVGFVINCKIALRLVQAFKTKVSVELHPAISRDLEGTLYYARRYYKVCPEYFTVKVPLTPEGLLAVRILRKEGIPINFTLGFSARQNYISARLSNPDFVNVFLGRLNQVMVDNGIGSGELVGEKATLATQHCIQAVRKSQPEISTRLIAASIRNGEQVAYLAGVDVLTIPPKALDDFLTTAESMGDLANHFDDTIVPGVDEGEWRERVDSLWDITESFVKFVDALVARPDLDTMQGADLRAFCKEWRVNLFHDFTEADYNTIREHGKIPQLSHWSELVALDDLMTQSALQSFTQDQSALDDRIRSFLK; from the coding sequence ATGACGCTTGTCAGTCAGAAACTGGGCGAAGCAATTCATCAAATTGCGCAAGAGTCGATCACGCCGGGCCGCCCGGATTTTGAATCGAATGCTCTACTCGAAAAATTAAAAAAAACCGGTTCCGAATTGTGGGTGGACACCGGAGAGCTTGAAAAAGCCCAGTCGGTTTGGAAAAAGGAACTGACTGCGCTCACCACCAACAACACGCTCGCAAATCAAGTCGTGCAAAGCGGCGTGATGGATGAGGTGATTCGGGAAACGGTGGCTCGTCTGGCAGAGGTCGCGCCGGATCTGTCTCCGGAAGCGAAGGTCATGGAAGTGGGCTTCGTTATCAATTGCAAGATTGCATTGCGTCTGGTGCAGGCTTTCAAGACCAAGGTGAGCGTGGAACTGCATCCTGCGATTTCACGAGACCTTGAGGGTACCTTGTATTATGCGCGGCGTTATTACAAAGTCTGCCCGGAGTATTTCACCGTTAAAGTCCCTCTGACGCCTGAGGGCCTGCTGGCAGTTCGAATTTTACGCAAGGAAGGCATTCCGATCAATTTCACTTTGGGATTTTCTGCGCGCCAGAATTATATTTCAGCGCGCTTGTCCAACCCGGATTTCGTCAATGTGTTCCTGGGACGACTCAACCAGGTGATGGTTGATAACGGCATTGGCTCTGGGGAACTGGTTGGCGAAAAAGCCACGCTGGCGACGCAACATTGCATTCAGGCTGTCAGGAAGAGTCAACCTGAGATCAGCACGCGCCTGATTGCGGCGAGCATTCGCAATGGCGAACAGGTGGCATATTTGGCTGGGGTGGATGTGTTGACGATTCCGCCCAAGGCCCTGGACGATTTTTTAACCACAGCTGAAAGCATGGGCGATCTGGCGAATCATTTCGACGACACAATCGTACCGGGCGTTGACGAAGGCGAATGGCGGGAGCGAGTGGATTCCTTATGGGATATTACGGAATCCTTTGTGAAATTTGTCGACGCGTTGGTCGCACGACCGGATCTGGATACCATGCAGGGAGCTGACTTGAGAGCCTTTTGTAAAGAATGGCGCGTGAACCTGTTTCATGATTTTACCGAGGCCGATTACAATACCATTCGAGAGCACGGGAAGATTCCGCAATTATCGCATTGGTCGGAGCTTGTCGCTTTGGATGATCTGATGACTCAGTCGGCGTTGCAGTCGTTCACGCAAGATCAAAGCGCGCTTGATGATCGTATCCGATCGTTTTTGAAATAG
- the glk gene encoding glucokinase, producing the protein MILAGDIGGTKVNLALYEERAGRLEPIRCERYSSLDSSGLEPILDEFLSSETVDIQRACFGVAGPVKSGVCRVTNLSWEVSASALKKRLGTDRVFLLNDLAAMASSIPFLSASQCVELQGGASGNGRIAVLAAGTGMGQAFLWPQDDGRREIIDTEGGHCDFAPRTTEEAELLRFFLKRWDRVSIERVLSGDGLAALHQFLSSPQEQEALSSADVIRYGLSGEDAVCRQALQWFASLYGACAGNLALQILAEGGVYVGGGLAPRLLPVLQEGGFMEAFRAKGRFSAFLEKMPVRVIVDENAPLLGAARFAQAAQ; encoded by the coding sequence ATGATTTTGGCGGGCGATATCGGAGGCACGAAAGTCAACCTGGCCCTGTACGAGGAGCGCGCCGGAAGGCTTGAACCGATCCGTTGCGAGCGTTATTCCAGTCTGGATTCATCAGGACTGGAGCCGATTCTGGATGAGTTTTTATCTTCCGAGACGGTCGACATCCAGCGGGCTTGTTTTGGCGTGGCAGGCCCTGTAAAATCGGGTGTTTGTCGCGTCACCAATCTGTCTTGGGAAGTGAGCGCGAGCGCGCTGAAAAAACGATTGGGAACCGATCGAGTCTTTTTGCTGAATGATCTTGCGGCAATGGCCTCTTCGATTCCTTTCCTGAGCGCCAGTCAGTGCGTCGAGCTTCAGGGGGGCGCGTCAGGGAATGGACGCATTGCAGTTCTCGCCGCAGGAACCGGTATGGGGCAGGCGTTCTTGTGGCCTCAGGATGACGGACGCCGCGAGATCATTGATACGGAGGGAGGGCATTGTGATTTCGCTCCGCGCACAACAGAAGAAGCCGAGCTGTTGCGGTTTTTTCTGAAACGGTGGGACCGGGTCAGCATCGAGCGCGTCTTGTCGGGAGACGGGCTTGCGGCTCTGCATCAATTTCTAAGTTCTCCTCAGGAGCAGGAAGCCTTGTCTTCAGCGGATGTGATTCGCTACGGGCTATCGGGCGAAGATGCGGTTTGCAGGCAGGCCTTGCAATGGTTTGCATCCTTGTACGGCGCCTGCGCGGGAAATCTGGCCTTGCAGATTTTGGCGGAAGGCGGCGTCTATGTGGGCGGAGGTTTGGCGCCGCGTTTACTACCGGTTTTGCAGGAAGGCGGTTTCATGGAAGCGTTTCGCGCGAAGGGAAGATTTTCCGCGTTCCTTGAAAAAATGCCGGTTCGGGTGATCGTTGATGAGAACGCGCCTTTGCTTGGCGCGGCCCGGTTCGCTCAAGCGGCGCAATGA
- a CDS encoding argininosuccinate synthase has product MKTKVDKIVLAYSGGLDTSVIIKWLKEQYDCEIIAFAADLGQGQELEPVREKALATGASKVYIEDLKEEFVSDFIFPMLRAGAYYENDYLLGTSIARPLIAKEQIRIAAKEGADGVSHGATGKGNDQVRFELAYQTLNPQIKVIAPWRLWDLNSRTSLIEYAKNHGIPVPVTKSKPYSMDRNLFHISYEGGVLEDPWEQPDEDMFLMSVSPEKAPDKATTLEIEYEKGNPVAVNGERMSPAMLLERLNEYGGSNGIGRIDIVENRFVGMKSRGVYETPGGTILHAAHSAVESITLDREVVFIRDSLIPTYAKMIYNGFWYSPERILLQNMIDDAQRHVNGTARVQLYKGNCTVVGRKADKSLYRQDVATFERDDEYRQDDAEGFIRLNALRLKLYSNTFGDI; this is encoded by the coding sequence ATGAAAACGAAAGTTGACAAAATAGTTTTGGCATACTCCGGCGGTCTGGACACCTCCGTCATTATTAAATGGCTGAAAGAGCAATATGACTGCGAGATCATCGCCTTCGCGGCCGATCTGGGCCAAGGGCAGGAACTCGAACCGGTGCGGGAAAAAGCCTTGGCGACGGGCGCGTCTAAAGTCTATATCGAAGATTTGAAAGAAGAGTTCGTCAGCGATTTTATTTTCCCCATGCTTCGCGCGGGCGCTTATTACGAAAACGATTATTTGCTCGGCACGTCCATTGCCCGACCTCTGATCGCCAAGGAGCAGATTCGCATTGCCGCCAAAGAAGGCGCCGACGGCGTGTCGCATGGAGCGACGGGTAAAGGCAACGACCAGGTTCGATTCGAACTCGCTTACCAGACTTTGAATCCGCAGATCAAGGTGATCGCGCCCTGGCGCTTGTGGGATCTCAATTCCCGCACGTCCTTGATCGAATACGCCAAAAATCACGGCATTCCTGTTCCTGTCACCAAGAGCAAGCCTTACAGCATGGATCGAAACCTGTTTCATATCAGCTATGAAGGCGGCGTGCTGGAAGACCCCTGGGAGCAACCGGATGAGGACATGTTTCTCATGAGCGTTTCACCTGAAAAAGCGCCGGACAAAGCGACGACTCTGGAAATCGAATATGAAAAAGGCAATCCGGTAGCCGTCAATGGCGAGCGAATGAGTCCCGCCATGTTGTTGGAGAGGCTGAACGAATACGGCGGTTCCAACGGGATTGGCCGAATCGATATCGTCGAAAACCGCTTCGTGGGTATGAAATCCCGCGGCGTTTACGAAACGCCGGGCGGAACGATTTTGCATGCGGCGCATTCGGCCGTTGAGTCCATCACTCTGGATCGCGAAGTCGTGTTCATTCGGGATTCTCTCATCCCCACCTATGCTAAGATGATTTACAATGGATTCTGGTATTCGCCTGAACGGATTCTTCTGCAGAATATGATTGACGACGCCCAACGCCATGTGAATGGAACAGCGCGGGTGCAATTGTACAAGGGCAACTGCACGGTGGTCGGACGTAAAGCCGACAAGTCTTTATACCGCCAGGATGTCGCGACCTTTGAACGCGACGACGAATATCGCCAGGACGACGCCGAAGGTTTTATCCGTCTCAACGCTTTGCGCTTGAAACTCTACTCCAATACCTTTGGCGATATCTGA